In Plasmodium falciparum 3D7 genome assembly, chromosome: 5, the following proteins share a genomic window:
- a CDS encoding 6-cysteine protein — MKRWSIITGIVIIFCILTCKGQVENKKVDFRTEKGKFVPLNLVPGDVVEYSCPYSLNNDIRNMNGVEREHFDNKKFCFDYIFVGSKLTFLKEYVRGSYNVVHKEEGNLYTSQFSVPPVVLTHRNFDCFCYMEENNVVVKKVLRIHISNGVLRKIPGCDFNADYKESTAITTFSNMSPRRVKVCDVYPKSGDFISLMCPSDYSIKPDGCFSNVYVKRYPNEEVKEEDRFNLNRKWDASKYNVVSIETVLKMNMITQGDKYSIFSKLPDVKDQVDFTCICQSNDEQDNLMMNVYINNTSYLTNNTRSIGVNKHSFSNSEIFERIEREEISFAFSSYLSITLILLYLFFLNF; from the coding sequence ATGAAACGCTGGTCAATCATTACAGGAATCGTTATAATATTCTGCATATTAACATGTAAAGGTCAAGTAGAAAACAAAAAGGTTGATTTTCGAACAGAAAAAGGAAAGTTCGTGCCTTTAAATCTAGTACCAGGAGATGTTGTAGAATATTCGTGTCCGTATagtttaaataatgatatccGAAATATGAATGGGGTTGAACGAGAACATTTCgacaataaaaaattttgttttgattatatatttgttggAAGTAAgttaacatttttaaaagaatatgtTCGTGGTTCTTATAATGTGGTACATAAAGAAGAAGGGAATTTATATACATCACAATTTAGTGTTCCTCCTGTTGTTTTAACACATCGAAATTTTGATTGTTTTTGTTATATGGAAGAAAACAATGTTGTGGTTAAGAAGGTTTTAAGAATACATATATCAAATGGTGTTCTTAGGAAAATACCGGGATGTGATTTTAATGCTGATTATAAAGAATCGACAGCTATAACTACTTTTAGTAATATGAGTCCTCGTCGTGTAAAAGTATGTGACGTATATCCGAAGAGTGGAGATTTCATAAGTTTAATGTGTCCATCAGATTATTCAATTAAACCTGATGGTTGTTTTTCaaatgtatatgtaaaaagATATCCTAATGAAGAAGTGAAAGAAGAAGATCGTTTTAATTTGAATAGAAAATGGGATGCAAGTAAATATAATGTTGTGTCTATAGAAACAGTtctaaaaatgaatatgataACACAAGGTGATAAATATTctatattttcaaaattaCCAGATGTAAAAGATCAAGTTGATTTTACATGTATTTGTCAATCAAATGATGAACAAGATAATCTAATGAtgaatgtttatataaataacacaTCTTACCTTACAAATAATACAAGAAGTATTGGAGTTAACAAGCATTCATTTTCTAATTCTGAAATTTTTGAAAGAATAGAAAGAGAAGAAATTTCATTTGCGTTTTCTTCCTATTTATCAATAactttaattcttttatatcttttctttttaaacttttaa
- a CDS encoding SET domain protein, putative produces MSDISLLKGIENNGLDKYRLGEPEENKEINVQGKEELFELAIELPKLYRKNNHEVISALIRNYIQRYPKCIDGYICFSTFYMKIKNYRDCLNLIYAALYVDKENKSLINLLKECEEKLVLEICQIPGKYKNWIGYPESRIANDKRDVYDYNDNNYANCDNINKINKKEEEEEKNMKNMKNMKKKKKKEINAYTNKSMYNFKKMQIMRHGQYYVALAKKDLIPGEIIFQSKPFMLTQHIFCEEYTYSTCYHCLKERKIKEKYYACPINPHTCPYIFCSWQCLSNNIKIHQVECSILPIISAASKECNLSYYIVLHIFRVLIKSKINKGYKDKEHNIINDIFSLQSYYYSVKENQKELFESFNILSNRIILEFPSSFYLHLKQKELVEFMLIIWQHSPFIKYYSPSSIIQHTNPEIAFAVFFCPLISKLHHSCVPTCTVHFDEYGILSVRSLCNIPEGGKLCVSILYDQYLPLKIRKNVRGMPRVFACGCVRCTDPTENNLHLRSMKCPRCIIGYIYPIKTEALIEALKLYRFDKQADVLSKKRGISEYKMVSDKIHDKERDQTGEEINYNGKMNSHNNNNNNNINHNTHHTNDHHNNTHHTSDHHNNTHHNNNKNNGKLFNDNEMNVLKKLGNEMERWICSTCGKLSFAGNKKCIKLENKVFLHYNEAEKNYMDGNLILARKELLHIYNEYCYILNPNHYILFNVNVLLAGLLRYDPNKDLFNSLLHLRKAIISADNVLPICSLEKIHLHTCLSEYTYMCSNLYKLYHKGMGISPEYIIDPLFSAIWNSCVITGYESTLTIILLQQLRNFCILLNKFTSPYNKIIFHINRKEEFCDFYYQVTQKKNHPLKHIKKIIEHDPFYPIYMSCQYFHIKDTNKYFINILKSFKNIRYIGNGLTAISLAAAVGNVELVKILLKLNYSLFTKNELNMNVLLYMASSLLPDEQIVYHSNYYYTLMKEIKLQHVNFEEFQNEYRKYINVISNTVEPTELIKGNKINHYQINNRYNNKYDTTHIDSQCMHSYELKNTFPFNDIPLDDDFIYGEKSKELDKKQATILILFLTYLDKLQIKRKKNYKIKYNKKWTLSKRIQSFQKKKKKKKKKKKIKNITHNESKHYLNKNKTNDMSNVIDNIYDKKISDDKKKDDENESVDGKREAVIFDGLKETSIDGKILNNNNINGDDTSGGDDTSSGDDTSSGDDTSGDDTNGDDTSSGDDTYNDDTNEHSCDHTSFSDNSDVILNSKIRNYYTTKLLTKSVSHKILGSNNALHYACARGKRELVKQLLISGIPINLLNNEGATGLHLASLNGHKEIVDILLEHKNDNIINRITCHGETALMLGTYGLHYDIVKTLIEKKAKIIVNQKETLLHCLVYGLLRMHTIYYKSNKYTDDDTSYLAIQQFNELYPSKYYTQGNSSYLNINLCTSHIPIIEILSNDFFLFPFKLLHRLKKAILILKYIMHICPIYLYEVKNNNGYNPYELLKAMWSKMCERRMYVLSVSHIKIASFNHQQRNVVFQAWSLITSLVNFLSSILQPDKSVLTSIYKNFIYVDSSEKVKLLPDGRDKNEEGEKKEGDPKKEGDPKNEGDPKKEGDQKKEGDQKKEGDQNKMDNQNKMDDQNKMDDKQNKVQGVYKESKSTTLVDDKKTTLISNHVDDIKIKEKPKMFKKTLFKKMKPPVLK; encoded by the coding sequence ATGTCCGATATTTCTCTTCTTAAAGGTATAGAAAATAATGGGCTGGACAAATACAGATTGGGAGAGCccgaagaaaataaagaaataaatgtgCAAGGGAAAGAGGAACTGTTTGAACTAGCCATAGAATTACCAAAGTTATATCGTAAAAATAATCATGAAGTAATATCTGCATtaataagaaattatattCAAAGATATCCTAAATGTATTGATgggtatatatgttttagtaccttttatatgaaaataaaaaactacAGAGATTGTctgaatttaatatatgcaGCTTTATATgtagataaagaaaataagtCCTTAATAAATTTGTTAAAAGAATGTGAAGAAAAGCTAGTTTTAGAAATATGTCAGATACCtgggaaatataaaaattggaTAGGGTATCCAGAAAGTCGAATAGCAAATGATAAAAGAGATGTGTAcgattataatgataataactATGCAAAttgtgataatataaataagattAATAAGAAGGAAGAAGAGGAGGAGAAgaatatgaagaatatgaagaatatgaagaagaagaagaagaaagagATAAATgcatatacaaataaaagtatgtataattttaaaaaaatgcaAATTATGAGACATGGGCAATATTATGTTGCTCTTGCTAAAAAGGATTTAATACCAGgagaaataatatttcaaagTAAACCTTTTATGTTAACacaacatatattttgtgaAGAGTATACATATTCCACATGTTACCATTGTttgaaagaaagaaaaataaaagaaaaatattatgctTGTCCCATCAATCCACATACATgtccatatattttttgtagtTGGCAATGtttaagtaataatataaaaattcatcAAGTTGAATGTAGTATATTACCCATTATATCTGCAGCATCAAAAGAATGTAATTTAAGTTATTATATAGTTCTTCATATTTTCCGtgtattaataaaatcaaaaataaataaaggatataaagataaagaacataatattattaatgatatatttagtttacaatcttattattattcagttaaagaaaatcaaaaagaattatttgaATCATTTAATATTCTTTCAAATAGAATCATATTAGAATTTCCTTcatcattttatttacatttaaaacaaaaagagTTAGTTGAatttatgttaataatatggCAACATTCtccttttattaaatattattcccCTTCATCAATAATACAACATACAAATCCTGAAATAGCTTTTgctgtttttttttgtccaTTAATATCAAAACTTCATCATAGTTGTGTTCCTACGTGCACTGTTCATTTTGATGAATATGGAATATTATCTGTAAGGTCATTGTGTAATATACCTGAGGGGGGGAAATTATGTGtaagtatattatatgatcaATATTTACCTCTCAAAATTAGAAAGAATGTTAGAGGCATGCCCCGGGTCTTTGCATGTGGTTGTGTCAGGTGTACAGATCCTAcagaaaataatttacatCTGAGAAGTATGAAATGTCCTAGATGTATCATAGGATATATATACCCAATAAAGACAGAAGCACTCATAGAggcattaaaattatatcgATTTGATAAACAGGCAGATGTGCTAAGTAAGAAAAGGGGTATCTCAGAATATAAAATGGTGAGTGACAAAATACATGACAAGGAAAGGGATCAGACGGGTGaagaaattaattataacGGAAAAATGAATTctcacaataataataataataataatataaatcataacACCCATCATACTAATGATCATCATAATAACACTCATCATACTAGTGATCATCATAATAACactcatcataataataataaaaataatggtaAATTATTCAATGATAACGAAAtgaatgttttaaaaaaactaGGAAACGAAATGGAGAGATGGATATGTTCTACTTGCGGGAAGCTATCCTTTGCAGGTAATAAgaaatgtataaaattagaaaacaaagtttttttacattataaCGAAGCtgaaaagaattatatggATGGGAATTTAATTCTTGCgagaaaagaattattacatatatataatgaatattgctatatattaaatccgaatcattatattttatttaatgtgAATGTATTACTAGCTGGATTATTAAGATATGATCCTAATAaagatttatttaattctttattacATTTAAGAAAAGCTATAATATCAGCTGATAATGTATTACCAATATGTTCCTTggaaaaaatacatttacATACATGTCTTTcagaatatacatatatgtgttCTAATCTATACAAATTATATCATAAGGGTATGGGAATATCTCcagaatatattatagatCCTCTGTTCTCTGCTATATGGAATTCTTGTGTTATAACAGGTTATGAATCTACtttaacaataatattattacaacaaTTAAGAAATTTCTGTATCCTATTAAATAAGTTTACCAGCCCAtacaacaaaataatatttcatattaatagaaaagaagaattttgtgatttttattatcaagttacacaaaagaaaaatcatCCATtgaaacatattaaaaaaattattgaacACGATCCTTTTTATCCAATATATATGAGTTgtcaatattttcatataaaagatacaaataaatattttataaatatattaaaaagttttaaaaatatacgaTATATAGGAAATGGATTAACAGCTATATCATTAGCAGCAGCTGTTGGAAATGTTGAACTCGTCAAAATACTTttgaaattaaattattctctttttacaaaaaatgaattaaatatGAATGTCCTTTTATATATGGCTAGTTCCCTTTTACCTGATGAACAGATAGTATATcattcaaattattattatacattgaTGAAAGAGATAAAATTACAACATGTAAATTTTGAAGAATTCCAAAATGAATATAGGAAATACATTAATGTTATATCTAATACAGTAGAACCAACCGAGCTCATtaaaggaaataaaataaaccattaccaaataaataatagatataataataaatatgatacaaCACATATAGATTCACAATGTATGCACTcatatgaattaaaaaatacattccCCTTCAATGATATACCTCTTGATGATGATTTCATATACGGAGAAAAAAGCAAAGAATTAGATAAGAAACAAGCAACCATTTTAATACTCTTCTTAACTTATTTAGATAAActacaaataaaaagaaaaaaaaattataaaatcaaatataataagaaatggACTTTAAGTAAAAGAATTCAAtctttccaaaaaaaaaaaaaaaaaaaaaaaaaaaaaaaaaaaattaaaaatataacacatAATGAAAGCAAACATtatttgaataaaaataaaactaatGATATGTCCAATGttattgataatatatacgataaaaaaataagcgATGATAAGAAGAaggatgatgaaaatgaatCGGTGGATGGAAAAAGAGAGGCTGTTATATTTGATGGCTTAAAGGAAACAAGTATAGACggaaaaattttaaataataataatataaatggcGACGATACAAGTGGTGGTGATGACACAAGTAGTGGTGATGATACAAGTAGTGGTGATGATACAAGTGGTGACGATACAAACGGTGATGATACAAGTAGTGGTGACGAtacatataatgatgatacaaATGAACATTCTTGTGATCATACTTCCTTTTCAGATAACTCAGATGTAATATTAAACAGCAAGATAAGAAACTACTATACTACCAAATTGTTAACCAAATCTGTATCTCATAAAATCCTAGGATCTAACAATGCATTACATTACGCGTGTGCAAGAGGGAAAAGAGAACTAGTAAAACAACTGCTTATTAGTGGTATACCAATAAATTTGTTAAACAATGAAGGAGCTACAGGGTTACATTTAGCAAGTTTAAATGGACACAAAGAAATAGTCGATATATTACTTgaacataaaaatgataacataATTAATCGTATTACATGTCATGGGGAAACTGCATTAATGTTAGGTACTTATGGTTTACATTACGATATTGTAAAAACATTGATTGAGAAAAAAGCAAAAATTATTGTTAATCAAAAAGAAACATTATTACATTGTTTAGTCTATGGGCTCCTAAGAATGcatactatatattataaaagtaataaatatacagaTGATGATACATCTTATTTAGCAATACAACAATTTAATGAATTATATCCATCGAAATATTATACACAAGGAAATTCATCTTatctaaatataaatttatgtaCATCACATATACCAATAATAGAAATTTTATcaaatgatttttttttatttccattCAAATTATTACATAGATTAAAAAAAGCTATCctcattttaaaatatattatgcatatatgccctatatatttatatgaagtcaaaaataataatggttATAACCCTTACGAATTATTAAAAGCTATGTGGTCAAAAATGTGTGAAAGGAGAATGTATGTCTTATCTGTTTCCCATATTAAAATCGCATCTTTTAACCACCAACAAAGAAATGTAGTTTTCCAAGCATGGTCTCTTATAACATCATTGGTGAATTTTCTCTCCTCTATTTTGCAACCAGACAAATCTGTATTGACGtccatttataaaaattttatttatgtggATAGTAGCGAAAAGGTTAAGCTCCTACCCGATGGACGAGATAAAAATGAGGagggagaaaaaaaagaggGGGACCCAAAAAAAGAGGGGGATCCAAAAAATGAGGGGGACCCAAAAAAAGAGGGGGACCAAAAAAAAGAGGGGGACCAAAAAAAAGAGGGGGACCAAAACAAAATGGATAACCAAAACAAAATGGATGACCAAAACAAAATGGATGACAAACAAAATAAAGTTCAAGGTGTATATAAGGAGAGTAAGTCGACTACATTAGTAGATGATAAAAAAACTACACTCATAAGCAACCACgttgatgatataaaaataaaagagaaaccaaaaatgtttaaaaaaacattatttAAGAAAATGAAACCCCctgtattaaaataa
- a CDS encoding longevity-assurance (LAG1) protein, putative — MKLDTVFKILLLVVIVFTICQIRTLNELMNILRDGDFIILIKNILYNLIINSNYFDIKNKWLSFYRTKYLIPQVSYFIFFLISGCITYVLKYILNKISNSLGEKLIPTKKWSHRIRRIKVQRFNLMFFNLFYFSLMSIFGFVVLRHETYFPTEMGGQGKLSDYFVDYPEQKTSNLIHLYYFLNGGYLITSVYSLLISEKLPDFYENFLQHLCAIILVYFSYSQNFIRVGAIIMLCHDICEIFSSACRVFVDTRYKFITVTSFCILFTSWGFLRLYIFVKRCILPIHRNFDIFIKYLKVETCIWLIFLLLVILLMNTYWLILMAKMFIHFIMSGKTEDILTRVSEMEHIENKNKKR, encoded by the exons atgaaattagACACAGtgtttaaaatattactTCTTGTAGTTATTGTTTTTACTATATGTCAAATAAGAACATTAAATGAattaatgaatattttaagaGATGGagatttcataatattaataaaaaatatattatacaatttaattattaatagtaattattttgacataaaaaataaatggtTATCATTTTATCgaacaaaatatttaattcctCAAGTAtcttatttcattttttttcttataagtGGATGTATCACATATGtacttaaatatattttaaataaaatatctaaCTCTCTTGGGGAAAAACTCATACCTACCAA aAAATGGAGCCACAGGATTAGGAGAATAAAAGTACAACGATTTAATTTaatgttttttaatttattttatttttcgcTTATGAGCATTTTTGGATTCGTTGTGTTGAGACATGAGACTTATTTCCCTACCGAGATGGGTGGGCAAGGAAAGCTTAGCGATTATTTTGTAG ATTATCCTGAACAAAAAACGTCCAACTTAATTCACCTGtactattttttaaatggaGGATATTTAATAACATCTGTATATTCACTTTTAATATCTGAGAAATTACCAGActtttatgaaaattttttacAACATTTATGTGCAATAATATTAGTTTATTTTTCCTACAGTCAAAATTTTATAAGAGTTGGGGCCATAATTATGTTGTGCCATGATATATGtgaaatattttcatcagc GTGTCGAGTATTTGTAGATACGAGGTACAAATTCATTACTGTTACATccttttgtattttatttacgAGCTGGGGATTTTTAagactttatatttttgtcaaGAGATGTATTTTACCTATACATCGTAactttgatatatttattaaatatctTAAAGTCGAAACTTGTATCtggttaatttttttactcCTAGTCATATTATTGATGAACACATATTGGCTTATTCTTATGGCCAAGATgttcattcattttattatgagTGGTAAGACAGAAGACATACTCACAAGGGTTTCAGAGATGGAgcatatagaaaataaaaataaaaaaagataa
- a CDS encoding triose phosphate transporter, giving the protein MKDNEKKNEYGTFPITINEGYSDNVGDNKLKSKGIYHKLFEKLKLALLFLTWYTLNVLYNVDNKKALNMVKLPWFISSMQLYVGWIFIFIYWISGMKKIPKIYSYDIFIRNILIQSVCHIFVHFGAVMAMSATSVSFTHVVKACEPVFTAIFSILLLKQYLKINKYIALLIIVGGVVCASMKELHFTWIAFWCATLSNFGSSIRSIYAKKMMTQKSLIGENLNASNIYAFITIISALISLPLVLAFEGKETYNFLVNYQGTNYTFKDVIFKIILSGMWYYFNNEVAFMCLERVNQITHALANSIKRVVIIVSSIIIFKTQITLLGAIGSAVAIFGAFLYSIF; this is encoded by the coding sequence ATGaaagataatgaaaaaaaaaatgagtaTGGAACTTTTCCAATTACTATAAATGAAGGTTATTCAGATAATGTAGGTGATAATAAATTGAAGAGTAAAGGGATATATCATAAATTATTTGAGAAATTAAAATTGGCGTTGTTATTTTTAACGTGGTATAcattaaatgtattatataatgtagataataaaaaagctTTAAACATGGTTAAATTACCTTGGTTTATTAGTTCAATGCAATTATATGTAGGAtggatatttatatttatatattggaTAAGTGGAATGAAAAAAATCCCCAAgatatattcatatgatatatttataagaaatatattaattcaaAGTGTATGTCatatatttgttcattttgGTGCTGTCATGGCTATGTCAGCAACTAGTGTTTCCTTTACACATGTAGTAAAAGCATGTGAACCTGTATTTACAGccattttttcaattttacttttaaaacaatatttaaaaataaataaatatatagccTTATTAATTATTGTAGGTGGTGTTGTTTGTGCATCTATGAAAGAATTACATTTTACTTGGATAGCTTTTTGGTGTGCAACCTTATCAAATTTTGGTTCATCTATTAGATCTATTTatgcaaaaaaaatgatgacacAAAAATCTCTTATAGGTGAAAATCTAAATGCATCTAATATTTATGCATTTATTACCATTATTTCAGCCCTAATTTCTTTACCTTTAGTTCTAGCATTCGAAGGAAAAGAAACTTATAATTTCTTAGTTAACTATCAAGGTACAAATTATACTTTCAAAGatgttatttttaaaataatattaagtgGAATGTGGTActattttaataatgaagTTGCTTTTATGTGCCTTGAAAGAGTTAACCAAATCACACATGCACTTGCAAATTCAATTAAAAGAGTTGTTATCATTGTTTCatcaataattatatttaaaacacAAATAACGTTACTTGGAGCTATAGGATCAGCAGTTGCAATATTCGGTGCTTTCTTGTATTcaatcttttaa